One genomic window of Pseudomonadales bacterium includes the following:
- a CDS encoding flavohemoglobin expression-modulating QEGLA motif protein, producing MKPEQHIPATVVDIDNRLHELVSPVDILNAVNPLNYREQKQQFLEHHYSREPTFVYRSHGIDAFTLKRSLFELPLEKIEDADLRQLYMDVINSYVDKIDQYKSIGNDEFLYDSLRYYGEPSEKDIRNANFILHLPEQYEGHQKPDTEVLLKTGEIKSILTDFADREGYQYQIKIDDNMMAKALVSGTTVKINSTARISRQDTMALAHHELGVHLATTLNARSQPLHILSLGSPINTMTQEGLAILSEYRAGYMTVKRLKILALRVLAVQSMIKEKSFRKTFMLLKEDFLLDDDTAFTITARIYRGGGLTKDYLYLRGFHLMLNAFETVPDFTHLLAGKTSLTHLPYISRLIDKGFLLAPEKITPSFMQPATNHIIDSFIVHAIK from the coding sequence ATGAAGCCTGAGCAACACATACCAGCAACCGTTGTTGATATAGACAACAGGCTACATGAGCTGGTGAGCCCGGTCGACATTCTGAATGCCGTTAACCCTCTCAACTACCGTGAGCAAAAACAACAGTTCCTGGAACACCACTACTCCAGAGAGCCCACTTTTGTTTATCGCAGTCATGGTATCGATGCCTTTACGCTGAAACGAAGCCTGTTTGAGCTACCTCTGGAAAAAATTGAAGACGCCGATTTACGTCAACTTTATATGGACGTCATCAATTCCTATGTCGACAAAATAGATCAATATAAATCCATCGGTAACGATGAATTTCTCTATGACTCCCTGCGCTATTACGGTGAACCTTCAGAGAAAGATATACGCAATGCGAACTTCATTCTGCACTTGCCGGAACAATATGAGGGACACCAGAAACCAGACACGGAAGTGCTGCTGAAAACTGGCGAGATCAAATCGATACTGACCGACTTCGCCGACCGCGAAGGTTACCAGTATCAAATAAAAATAGATGACAACATGATGGCCAAGGCACTGGTTTCTGGCACGACCGTAAAAATCAACAGTACCGCCAGAATCAGCCGACAGGACACCATGGCACTGGCACACCATGAGCTGGGGGTACATCTGGCGACAACACTCAATGCGCGCAGCCAGCCGTTACATATCCTGTCTCTGGGCAGCCCCATAAACACCATGACACAGGAAGGACTGGCGATTCTCAGTGAATACCGGGCCGGTTACATGACGGTTAAACGTCTGAAAATTCTCGCCCTGAGAGTACTGGCTGTTCAATCAATGATTAAGGAGAAGAGTTTTCGCAAAACATTCATGCTGTTAAAAGAAGACTTCCTGCTCGACGATGACACAGCTTTTACGATTACTGCCAGAATTTATCGTGGTGGAGGCCTGACCAAAGACTACCTCTATTTGCGGGGATTCCATCTCATGTTAAACGCATTCGAGACCGTGCCTGACTTTACACACCTACTCGCGGGCAAAACATCCTTGACCCACCTGCCCTATATCTCGCGACTGATAGATAAAGGCTTTTTACTCGCTCCGGAAAAAATAACGCCGTCATTTATGCAACCAGCGACCAATCATATTATTGACAGCTTTATCGTCCATGCAATCAAATAA
- a CDS encoding MgtC/SapB family protein, with protein MAPGQLLDIAPYDWHAIGAAIFCGSIVGLERQLRGKPVGIRTSSLITLGTYLFLSTAFLLKGDVIDPSRVVGQVITGIGFLGAGVMLAKDGAVVGVTSAATIWVLAALGVMIASEHIIPAIKLALLVVMILYGVDFMEDRIKIMGRGVHKSVRSSLTRRKN; from the coding sequence ATGGCACCAGGCCAGCTTTTAGACATCGCTCCCTATGACTGGCATGCAATAGGTGCCGCCATTTTTTGCGGCTCTATTGTTGGTCTTGAACGGCAACTAAGAGGTAAACCGGTAGGCATTCGAACATCGTCGCTAATCACACTCGGCACTTACCTTTTTCTGTCGACCGCTTTCCTCCTGAAAGGAGATGTGATTGACCCCTCCAGGGTGGTTGGCCAGGTTATTACCGGCATCGGCTTTTTAGGTGCAGGCGTTATGCTGGCTAAGGACGGTGCAGTGGTTGGCGTCACCTCGGCAGCCACTATTTGGGTGCTGGCCGCACTGGGCGTCATGATCGCTTCGGAACATATCATTCCCGCCATAAAACTCGCCCTGCTGGTAGTGATGATTCTCTACGGTGTCGACTTTATGGAAGACCGCATCAAAATTATGGGGCGCGGAGTTCACAAATCTGTGAGATCATCACTCACCCGCAGAAAAAACTAA
- a CDS encoding enoyl-CoA hydratase/isomerase family protein has protein sequence MKTIELSDPRVKVQLKEGVGTVLFDDPKNFNALDAGSCGAFAQAVGWLDSQPELRVVLLRASGKAFSVGGSIAMFSDAGDQVDELLREMTKQFHDAVACLMRMDAPVIAVVNGVCGGGGASLTCIADMTIAAESAKITFAYTLSAISPDGGSTFALPRIVGIRKAYELMVMNPTLSAEEAKELGIVTRVVPDQDLDSEAEKLAQYLAAGPTRAFGAVKQLLLKTLDQSPEVQMGDEGESIATLAVGKDGQEGIQAFLQKRKPHYEGR, from the coding sequence ATGAAAACAATAGAACTGAGTGACCCGCGTGTAAAAGTGCAACTGAAAGAGGGTGTTGGCACAGTGTTGTTTGATGACCCTAAAAATTTTAACGCGCTTGATGCCGGTAGTTGTGGTGCTTTTGCACAGGCGGTCGGTTGGCTCGACTCGCAGCCGGAACTGCGAGTGGTGTTATTGCGCGCCAGTGGTAAAGCCTTTTCAGTGGGCGGCAGTATTGCCATGTTTTCCGATGCCGGTGATCAGGTAGACGAGCTGCTTCGGGAAATGACCAAGCAATTTCATGATGCAGTGGCCTGCCTGATGCGTATGGACGCTCCGGTGATTGCCGTCGTCAATGGGGTTTGCGGTGGTGGCGGTGCGAGTTTGACTTGCATTGCTGATATGACAATTGCCGCAGAGTCCGCAAAAATCACCTTTGCCTACACGCTATCCGCTATCTCACCTGATGGCGGCTCCACATTTGCTCTGCCTCGCATTGTCGGTATTCGCAAAGCTTATGAGTTGATGGTGATGAACCCCACATTGAGCGCCGAAGAAGCCAAAGAGCTGGGCATTGTCACCCGCGTAGTGCCTGATCAGGATCTCGATTCCGAGGCAGAGAAACTTGCTCAGTATTTGGCAGCAGGGCCAACCCGCGCATTTGGTGCAGTAAAGCAGTTACTACTGAAGACCCTCGACCAGAGTCCGGAAGTTCAAATGGGCGATGAAGGCGAATCAATTGCTACATTAGCAGTTGGCAAGGATGGCCAGGAAGGTATTCAGGCCTTCTTACAAAAACGCAAACCTCATTACGAGGGGCGTTAG